The Oryzias melastigma strain HK-1 linkage group LG13, ASM292280v2, whole genome shotgun sequence genome window below encodes:
- the st14a gene encoding ST14 transmembrane serine protease matriptase a, with product MDYMASESRYTPQKEKEWEPTVQFLPAADNAKFEKRKRPNKIGAVIGGVVLILVISLMVGLLVWHFRFRDEKFVKRLYSGSMRLTNQVFENAYENSTTPEFKALAEIVKTQLKNLYSGNPQLKKYYVGSTIQAFSEGSVIAYYMSEFKIPEAQSGTVDTAMSNIDQQKGSRSMSVINVEDVVSSAIDPRMFSKHYTSLHQFKLHVTGTEPQKIQSPGFPNSPYPPSSFMQWELRGEANHIMKLTFDTVNLEEDCMKDFIKVYDSLVTIERRLLEELCGYYSPSYQLTFLSSRNVILVTMATDETKNFPGFRATVSQIPRGSKELSCGGNLFGSKGSFSSPNHPGFYPPNTECKWTIEVPSDKVVKVTFLKFYVADSGEKDGVNCKKDYVMVDGKKLCGEYRDGTLFRIGNSNKMTVEFKSDTSYVDMGFSAEYEAVKDATPCPNQFKCNNQICIKSELRCDRRDDCGDFSDEVNCVCNSSFIQCKNGLCLLPLWKCDGNNDCGDNTDEIGCGCDAGKFQCNNKKCVSEKMHCDGTDDCGDGSDELDCPGSPKAICTQSSYRCKNRNCINKVNPECDGTQDCSDGSDEQNCDCGTYKSVRTRVVGGTDAERGEFPWQVSLHVKGSGHACGASLINEKWLVTAAHCVEDPYAPSLSQPSTWEAYLGLKTQKESSSEVQRRSLKQIIPHPHYNHFKYTNDIALMELDKPVAYTEYIRPICLPSPQHIFEVGKQVYVTGWGALREGANQAATVLQKAQVRIINQTVCNTLMGGDITKQMLCAGVLQGGVDACQGDSGGPLSSPEGKRMFLCGVVSWGEGCARKNKPGIYTRVTELRGWIKEHTGV from the exons ATGGACTACATGGCAAGTGAATCCAGGTACACTCCACAAAAG gAGAAAGAATGGGAACCCACCGTGCAGTTCCTGCCGGCAGCTGACAACGCAAAGTTTGAGAAGAGGAAGCGACCCAACAAAATCGGGGCTGTGATTGGCGGCGTGGTCCTGATTCTGGTCATTTCTCTCATGGTCGGACTGCTGGTCTGGCATTTCCGCT ttCGCGATGAAAAGTTTGTCAAACGGTTGTACAGCGGGTCCATGCGGCTCACCAATCAGGTGTTTGAGAACGCCTACGAAAACTCCACCACTCCCGAGTTCAAAGCTCTGGCAGAAATTGTGAAAACTCAG CTCAAAAACCTCTACTCTGGAAATCCTCAGCTGAAGAAGTACTATGTGGGCTCCACCATTCAGGCTTTCAG TGAAGGCAGTGTTATTGCCTACTACATGTCAGAGTTTAAAATTCCGGAGGCCCAATCAGGAACTGTTGACACTGCCATGTCTAACATAGACCAACAGAAAGGCTCTAGATCCATGAGTGTCATCAACGTTGAAGATGTGGTGTCCTCAG CGATTGATCCTCGAATGTTCTCCAAGCACTACACAA GTCTCCATCAGTTCAAGCTGCACGTCACCGGCACCGAGCCTCAAAAGATCCAGTCCCCTGGCTTCCCCAACTCCCCGTACCCCCCCAGCAGCTTCATGCAGTGGGAGCTGAGAGGAGAGGCCAATCACATCATGAAGCTGACGTTTGACACGGTGAATCTGGAGGAGGACTGCATGAAAGATTTCATCAAAGTCTACGACTCGCTGGTGACCATCGAGAGACGCCTTTTGGAAGA gttGTGCGGATACTATTCGCCCAGCTATCAGCTGACGTTTCTGTCCTCCCGGAACGTCATTCTGGTGACGATGGCTACGGATGAAACGAAGAACTTCCCAGGATTTCGAGCGACGGTCTCCCAAATTCCAAGGGGAAGTAAAG AGTTGAGCTGCGGCGGTAATCTATTTGGCTCCAAAGGCAGCTTCTCTTCTCCCAACCACCCAGGCTTTTATCCCCCCAACACTGAATGCAAATGGACCATTGAG GTCCCTAGTGACAAGGTGGTGAAGGTGACGTTCCTGAAGTTCTACGTTGCCGACAGTGGAGAGAAAGATGGTGTTAACTGTAAGAAGGACTACGTGATGGTCGATGGCAAGAA ACTGTGTGGGGAGTATCGTGACGGAACGTTGTTTAGGATCGGGAACTCCAACAAAATGACTGTGGAGTTCAAGTCCGACACTTCCTATGTGGACATGGGTTTCAGCGCCGAGTACGAAGCAGTTAAAGACGCAACTC CTTGTCCAAATCAGTTCAAGTGCAATAACCAGATCTGCATAAAGTCAGAGCTCAGGTGTGACCGCCGGGACGACTGCGGGGACTTCAGCGACGAGGTGAACTGCG TATGCAACTCGTCCTTCATTCAGTGCAAAAACGGGTTGTGCTTATTGCCTCTCTGGAAATGTGACGGCAATAATGACTGTGGAGACAACACGGATGAGATAGGCTGTG GATGTGATGCTGGGAAGTTTCAGTGCAACAATAAGAAATGCGTGTCTGAGAAAATGCACTGCGATGGCACAGACGACTGCGGCGACGGCTCAGATGAGCTCGACTGTCCAGGAA GTCCCAAGGCAATTTGCACTCAGAGTTCATACcgatgcaaaaacagaaactgcaTCAACAAAGTTAACCCCGAGTGCGACGGAACGCAGGATTGCAGCGACGGATCCGACGAGCAGAACTGCG ACTGCGGCACGTACAAGAGTGTACGTACACGCGTTGTGGGCGGCACGGATGCCGAGAGAGGAGAGTTTCCGTGGCAGGTCAGCTTGCACGTCAAAGGTAGCGGTCACGCGTGTGGAGCATCCCTCATTAATGAGAAATGGCTGGTCACTGCGGCGCACTGTGTGGAGGATCCCTATGCACCCAG TTTGTCACAGCCATCAACGTGGGAAGCTTATTTAGGCCTTAAAACCCAAAAAGAGTCGTCATCGGAGGTTCAACGCAGGTCCCTCAAACAGATCATACCACACCCCCATTACAACCACTTCAAATACACCAACGACATCGCCCTGATGGAGCTGGACAAACCTGTGGCCTATACCGAGTACATCAGACCCATCTGCCTGCCATCTCCTCAACACATATTTGAAGTTGGGAAGCAAGTGTACGTCACAGGATGGGGGGCCTTACGAGAAGGAG CAAATCAAGCTGCAACCGTCCTGCAGAAGGCCCAGGTTCGGATCATAAACCAGACGGTGTGCAACACGTTGATGGGAGGGGATATCACGAAGCAGATGCTTTGCGCCGGAGTTCTTCAAGGAGGAGTTGATGCTTGTCAG GGCGACTCTGGCGGTCCTCTGTCCAGTCCAGAGGGAAAACGTATGTTCCTGTGTGGAGTGGTCAGTTGGGGGGAGGGCTGCGCCCGCAAAAACAAACCTGGCATCTACACAAGGGTCACCGAACTCCGCGGCTGGATCAAAGAGCACACAGGAGTGTAG